A DNA window from Ipomoea triloba cultivar NCNSP0323 chromosome 10, ASM357664v1 contains the following coding sequences:
- the LOC116032277 gene encoding cytosolic sulfotransferase 17-like, which translates to MQLNKSENEAQPSSFLIKQTKLGDETLDQINGFWFLPEHVSGVKRVLNEFEPRQDDVILASLPKTCTTWLKSLVYSIVNRSSLGSLEHSPHDLVPFLELQVYKEKESPKRLENNNAQFGNGRRIFGTHIPYQMLGTTLETSDCRVVYVTRNPKDTLNWMWHFENEQKKDEEEAWPLEEAVGNFCKGIFPFGPYYEHVLGYKNASLKNRGKVLFITYEELAKDTETHVKRLAEFLGCGFGGEENEKVAEIVKSCSFEVLSNHVMNKSEDPCSDSRQATSGDYKNYLNPQAIGRVNSLTREKFHTYGFMYGI; encoded by the coding sequence ATGCAGCTTAATAAGTCCGAAAACGAAGCCCAACCATCATCCTTCTtgatcaaacaaacaaaattggGAGATGAAACCCTCGACCAAATCAACGGCTTCTGGTTCCTCCCCGAACATGTCTCCGGCGTTAAACGTGTCCTCAACGAGTTCGAACCTCGTCAAGACGATGTAATCTTAGCTTCTCTACCGAAAACCTGCACGACCTGGCTCAAATCTCTGGTCTACTCCATCGTCAACCGGTCATCTCTTGGCTCCCTAGAACATAGTCCCCACGACCTCGTTCCCTTCCTGGAACTTCAAGTGTACAAGGAAAAGGAATCACCGAAAAGGTTAGAAAATAATAATGCCCAGTTTGGTAATGGTAGGAGGATTTTCGGCACGCATATTCCCTATCAAATGTTAGGGACAACCCTAGAAACCTCGGATTGTCGGGTGGTTTATGTGACGAGGAATCCGAAAGATACCTTGAATTGGATGTGGCATTTCGAGAATGAGCAGAAGAAGGACGAGGAAGAGGCGTGGCCGTTGGAAGAGGCGGTCGGGAACTTCTGCAAGGGGATTTTCCCTTTCGGGCCTTACTACGAGCATGTGTTGGGGTACAAGAATGCGAGTTTGAAAAACCGTGGGAAAGTTTTGTTTATTACGTACGAGGAGCTCGCGAAGGACACGGAAACACATGTCAAAAGATTGGCTGAGTTTTTGGGGTGTGGATTTGGAGGTGAAGAGAATGAGAAGGTGGCGGAGATCGTGAAAAGTTGCAGCTTTGAAGTTTTGAGCAATCATGTAATGAATAAATCCGAGGATCCTTGTTCGGATTCTAGACAGGCCACAAGTGGTGACTACAAGAATTACTTGAACCCTCAAGCCATTGGGCGCGTTAATTCTCTCACTAGGGAGAAATTTCATACCTATGGGTTTATGTATGGTATTTAG